A single genomic interval of Gossypium raimondii isolate GPD5lz chromosome 11, ASM2569854v1, whole genome shotgun sequence harbors:
- the LOC128034969 gene encoding uncharacterized protein LOC128034969 isoform X6: MASLQGLAAAILMQNLSRISMAATAYSKGELEYAAYLSDQVTYLFDKMEECLGIVLLEALQNGATVLDLKKLENLFYYIFDT, encoded by the exons ATGGCTTCACTGCAAG GTTTAGCTGCAGCTATACTGATGCAGAACCTCAGCAGGATATCTATG GCTGCTACTGCATATTCAAAGGGAGAGTTGGAGTACGCGGCTTATCTTTCTGATCAG GTAACCTATTTGTTTGACAAGATGGAAGAATGTTTGGGGATTGTTTTGCTTGAAGCGTTGCAGAATGGCGCGACAGTGCTAGATTTAAAGAAGTtggaaaatctattttattatatttttgatacTTAA
- the LOC128034969 gene encoding uncharacterized protein LOC128034969 isoform X5, which translates to MASLQDVGLAAAILMQNLSRISMAATAYSKGELEYAAYLSDQVTYLFDKMEECLGIVLLEALQNGATVLDLKKLENLFYYIFDT; encoded by the exons ATGGCTTCACTGCAAG ATGTAGGTTTAGCTGCAGCTATACTGATGCAGAACCTCAGCAGGATATCTATG GCTGCTACTGCATATTCAAAGGGAGAGTTGGAGTACGCGGCTTATCTTTCTGATCAG GTAACCTATTTGTTTGACAAGATGGAAGAATGTTTGGGGATTGTTTTGCTTGAAGCGTTGCAGAATGGCGCGACAGTGCTAGATTTAAAGAAGTtggaaaatctattttattatatttttgatacTTAA
- the LOC128034969 gene encoding uncharacterized protein LOC128034969 isoform X4, with translation MTLPTSSLFPLTTLLPLLAFAPLFSRKSAVKMVSTDGFTARLLLHIQRESWSTRLIFLIRKRYKINWHGKQMKGQARIYLKLGNLFV, from the exons ATGACATTGCCGACTTCTTCTCTCTTCCCCTTGACGACGCTGCTTCCACTCttg GCGTTTGCACCTCTGTTCTCAAGAAAATCTGCCGTGAAAATGGTCTCGACAGATGGCTTCACTGCAAG GCTGCTACTGCATATTCAAAGGGAGAGTTGGAGTACGCGGCTTATCTTTCTGATCAG GAAAAGATACAAAATAAATTGGCACGGGAAGCAGATGAAAGGGCAAGCTAGAATATATTTAAAGCTAG GTAACCTATTTGTTTGA
- the LOC128034969 gene encoding uncharacterized protein LOC128034969 isoform X3 yields MTLPTSSLFPLTTLLPLLAFAPLFSRKSAVKMVSTDGFTARLLLHIQRESWSTRLIFLIRCVFYLGDVMNHVLHISSRCDAMSLANFEKETLAAKMKQHENWG; encoded by the exons ATGACATTGCCGACTTCTTCTCTCTTCCCCTTGACGACGCTGCTTCCACTCttg GCGTTTGCACCTCTGTTCTCAAGAAAATCTGCCGTGAAAATGGTCTCGACAGATGGCTTCACTGCAAG GCTGCTACTGCATATTCAAAGGGAGAGTTGGAGTACGCGGCTTATCTTTCTGATCAGGTGTGTTTTCTACTTGGGGGATGTTATGAATCATGTGTTGCATATAAGTTCAAGATGTGATGCCATGTCATTGgcaaattttgaaaaggaaaCACTGGCAGCAAAAATGAAGCAACATGAGAACTGGGGATAA
- the LOC128034969 gene encoding uncharacterized protein LOC128034969 isoform X2, which produces MTLPTSSLFPLTTLLPLLAFAPLFSRKSAVKMVSTDGFTARFSCSYTDAEPQQDIYAKGDEYHKFRESAAFIAICIFVISINQIYTCIHTYIYEHHEYKLHCSI; this is translated from the exons ATGACATTGCCGACTTCTTCTCTCTTCCCCTTGACGACGCTGCTTCCACTCttg GCGTTTGCACCTCTGTTCTCAAGAAAATCTGCCGTGAAAATGGTCTCGACAGATGGCTTCACTGCAAG GTTTAGCTGCAGCTATACTGATGCAGAACCTCAGCAGGATATCTATG CTAAGGGAGATGAATATCACAAATTTAGAGAGAGTGCCGCGTTTATAGCAATATGTATATTTGTTATTTCTATAAAccaaatatatacatgcatacatacatacatatatgaacATCATGAATACAAGTTGCATTGCTCCAtatga
- the LOC128034969 gene encoding uncharacterized protein LOC128034969 isoform X1: MTLPTSSLFPLTTLLPLLAFAPLFSRKSAVKMVSTDGFTARCRFSCSYTDAEPQQDIYAKGDEYHKFRESAAFIAICIFVISINQIYTCIHTYIYEHHEYKLHCSI, encoded by the exons ATGACATTGCCGACTTCTTCTCTCTTCCCCTTGACGACGCTGCTTCCACTCttg GCGTTTGCACCTCTGTTCTCAAGAAAATCTGCCGTGAAAATGGTCTCGACAGATGGCTTCACTGCAAG ATGTAGGTTTAGCTGCAGCTATACTGATGCAGAACCTCAGCAGGATATCTATG CTAAGGGAGATGAATATCACAAATTTAGAGAGAGTGCCGCGTTTATAGCAATATGTATATTTGTTATTTCTATAAAccaaatatatacatgcatacatacatacatatatgaacATCATGAATACAAGTTGCATTGCTCCAtatga
- the LOC105804473 gene encoding arabinogalactan protein 13, giving the protein MGLYGTPITACLQFIFLTFATKSTKRLHQQMEALRIRLFLAMMVVLMAMSAVQYVAAADAPAPTPTSDATAFVPTAFASLVALAFGLLF; this is encoded by the coding sequence ATGGGGCTTTATGGCACCCCCATTACTGCTTGTCTCCAATTCATATTCCTCACTTTTGCAACAAAATCCACGAAGAGACTACACCAACAAATGGAGGCATTGAGGATAAGACTATTTTTGGCTATGATGGTGGTGTTGATGGCCATGTCAGCGGTCCAATATGTTGCGGCAGCTGATGCACCGGCCCCTACTCCTACCTCAGATGCCACCGCATTCGTGCCGACGGCATTTGCTTCCCTTGTCGCTCTTGCGTTTGGTCTCCTCTtttaa